From Cydia splendana chromosome 25, ilCydSple1.2, whole genome shotgun sequence:
gacattactgctgaCTGCATTGCTGTCGCATATGTTAAAATTCCGTTCAGCAACATCTATTTTCATTTGCGGCAGTAATTATTACCTGGATCTGGtgtaaaaaagaaaacaaagcagtaatttttctattttgtttatttacacATCCTCGCCCTTTTTGttggttttgtttttaatttaatttaaattcgaAACGTTTGAGTATTAGCAAATATTTGGCACTTTTTGtaaacctaatagtctaccagTGGGATAGACCGTGGGCAAGACCGGCGTGACCGTAGCCAGCGTGAGCGATACCGGCGTTAGCGTAGCCGGCGTGAGCGAGTCCGGCGTGAGCGTAGCCGGCGTGCGCGGCGTACGCGACGGGAGCGGCGTGCGCGGCGTAGGCGACGGGAGCGGCGTGAGCGATCACGGGAGCGTGCACGAGGGGGGCGGGGTGGGTCTGGTGCAGGGACTGCGAGGACACGGAGTGGCTGCCGCCGTGCGCGATGCCGGCGTGCGCGAGGGGAGCGGCGTAGGCGGCGTGCGCGAGCGCGGGGGCGGCGTACACTCCGGCGTGTCCTGCCAGCTGCTTAGCTAGGATGGGTGCGGCACCGGCGGCGGCACCGTCCAACTGAGCCTCGTGGGTCTTCACGGCATCGACAGCCTGCCACGAGTGATCCTCGGCGGCGTTGATGGCCTGTCCTTGGAGCTCAGCAGCCTGGTCGTGCAGCTCGCGGTGGGAGTCGACGGCGGCGCGGACGTGGTCAGCAGCCTCAACATGGGCATCGATGGCGGCGCCCTGGATGTCACCGGGAGAGATGGTAGGGACGGCGGCGTGCGCTACAGCCAAGGGGGCGGCGTGGCCGTAAGCCAGAGGGGCGCCATGGCCGTAAGCCAGAGGGGCGCCATGGCCGTAAGCCAGAGGTGCGCCATGGCCGATCAGACCATGACCGTAGGGACCAGCCAGCAGGCCCGAGGGCGCTGCGGCGGCGCAGGCGAGGACGGCGGCAACAATCTGTAACAAAACACGAACCGTTTTAACCTCGACATTGAAGCAATCCTTGACGTCGTCACTTCACTAAGACACCACGTGGGAACGTTAAACAATTGCTCAACTGACCAGTACTCTCATCGTGCACTTCTGTAGACTGCGCGAAGGCTACTGAATGCTGTTTCGGCGGCGACCACACTATTTATAGCGTACGCGCGCGATAAAAGGGGCGGGAGAAATGTAGGAAATATCTGTTTTGACTATTCAGCGAACtactcaacctcgtatctgcaacactcatttgatgacaaaaacacccgtattccgaatgaaagaaaagcgacatttccatcaaatgattgttgcagatatgaggttgagtaagtatagcgacgaTATTTAATAGGCCTTGTTTGTCAAACATGAGGCTTGAATTTGATAggtttaattttgtattagtatgtacctttttacaagcttttatttagtttcacctgaccgttgtctgtctgtcggtctgtaatcaaatcttgcaagttaaatttgatccacttccccgtttccgattgagttgaaattttgcatgcatgcaacacaatgcaatattatggtaccatcgagctgatctgatgatggagacaggaggtggccataggaactctgtgatgaaacagcgcaacctaattgtgttaggggtttttagaactgtctcgatgagtattagttgtctgtcgaaagaaaagtacagtcagcgataaaagcttgtaccaaaaatgaaatttttgcaaaaaacttatttatgtaagtaaatacaGCTGTATTGGACTCGGCGCTCTGTAATTTTGCATATTCATGAGTGAAGTTGACAGTTATCTTAATCTGGATAATCTTGACCCGATAAAGAGGTTAGAGTGTAGGTTGAGTTGTAGGTACTTGTTGTGAACTTTGAACAGAGGCTGTAGATTTTCAAAAACCTTAAAGATTTGTAGGCTAGTACTAACATATACTTTCAAAAACCATAATAATACTTTCTAAAACCTACCTAATAGACGTTTAACACAcagaaaaaaaccggacaagtgcgagtcggactcgccaaccgacggttccatactttttagtatttgttgttatagcggcaacagaaatacatcatctgtgaaaatttcaactgttacgATATTTACGATTCATCAGATACAGCctggagacagacagacggacagtggagtcttaggaatagggtcccgtttttacctttttggtacggaaccctaaaaaggacaaaCAGTTGTTTTACTAACCAATTTTCTATTGCAATCCGataatttgttcaaatagtCCTCTCTGCAGTTATCTTTAGTACCTAAGATAgttatttaagtttattttaagttaaccttagctataagttttaaattgttaaaatgtactaacaaaatatggactATGTTTGGTTGAAATAAATGGATTTTTTTTCTTGGTCTTAACActacgtaattaagtataaaaaacaATCTTCGGTTTGGTTTTGTCTtaattttttcttctatttataaTCAATatcaaactcaaaaatgcgcattttcccagagataagacgtagatcgatttttcgccctcgAAAACCAAaattagcaaatttcatcgaaatcgttagagccgtttccgagatccccgaaatatatgtataaattagTTAAGAGGCCGTATACGATTTTAGAGCAGAAATGTGAAATTGATAGATTTGGTCGTTGAAATTGTACGCCTTTTGTTACGTAATATCTAAATAGCAAATATTGGTTTCTATTAGCACGTCTTTTCATCTTGGCTTTTAATAATGAGGTCGCGAGCGTGCGTCACCGGTAATACATGACGAGAAGGGGcagtttttaaaaattaattaaaaaattatgGTGGTAAATTATACTAAATGATGTATAAGAACAGTTTCAGGAAATGTTGTCGATTgtttaagtatcaaaattacgTTGAAATTAAGTCAGGTTTCAAAGAAATTGTCACCTGTTTTGAAGTAATTTCTGGAGAAAATTGATTTCGTCTAACTTTCATTTACACTACTTCAAAgtcataataacaaaaatgtagtctacaaaagttcgagtacaggatatgtgtaatacaaatttaccatttttagcagtccaaactttacgaaatttacaaataagatcgttaAAATCAGTGCTTTACGCGCGATTACCTAAACGTCCTTcagaaaaaaatcattactaatttagtgAGTCTCTTTTCAAAACAAAAGATCTATAAAAGTACAAGATGGGAAGACGTGCGAATAGAAACCAGTACTTGTTATTTCTATTAGGTAGCACAAAGTGTAGAATTTCTTCGTCAAAATCtatcaattttacatttttgcgaCTAAAATCGATAACGGCCTCTTAAATAGTATCTGCGATAGTTACTTCCAAATTATCCTTATTATATATAATTTGTATTAGCTTTGTTCACATATTATGCTGTGTGGTTGCGATAGTGCGTAACCGTAGTATAAGTAAATAGTGCCTATTTGTAGAATGTAGAATTATGACACTATCTGTGAGTTCCGCTTCCGATTCTTCGGAAATAAGCTATGGTCTATGGCAAgggttctcaaacttttttggcGACGGAagccttttggaaagcgaaatatttGACGGAGCCCCAAATAAAAAATCGTTCGTCACTATTTTACAGTGTGGACCAGAGATATAGAAGAGCTGGTTATTGATGTGTTTTCGCTTTTTCTCGCAGAGCCCCCACAGATGCTTTGCGGAGCCCTAGGGGTCCGCGGAGCACGCTTTGAGAATGACTGGTCTGTGGAATATCATCTTCGAATCAAGGGCACAAAGTTGTACCGTTGGTATActacttaacctaacctaagtaaTACGTCCTgaagtttacttttttttatgatataataGGAGggaaacgagcagacgaatcgcccgatggtaagcgattaccgccgccaatggacacctgcaacaccagagaggttgtaagtgcgttgccggcctttgagATGGGAATACGCTCTTGAAGGTTTTTCTATACCGTAGGCTAAAGGTGATGTTCGGATTCAGACAGCACCAGCATTACAGCGGCAATGTTGCattgcgacattactgctgaCTGCGTTGCTGTCGCTAATGTTACAATTCCGTTCATCAGCAACATTTATTTTGGCATTTGCGGCAATAATGACCTGAGGCTGGTCAGTCAGCcaatcagtactgctacttgacaatagatgttacgacgaccgaaaagtcttatgctcaacaattttcagctgaTACAATaccggattaactggaactctattttcaactccttctgctttatattagttgtaaattgttgttgaATACAATTTTCATGAGTCGCCACACGAAAGACATaggtagcggtactgataattccgctactggatgctagatgtcgactacgaaaataatagtcgttttggcactaaaactgatgtatggagtgagcactctattcttaccatatatttctctatgatctggtgtaaaaaagaaaacaaagcaataatttttctattttgtttatttacacATCCTCGCCCTTTCTGttggttttgtttttaatttaatttaaattcgaAACGTTTGAGTATTAGAAATATTTGGCACTTTTTGTAAATCTAGTAGTCTACCAGTGGGATAGACCGTGGGCAAGACCGGCGTGACCGTAGCCAGCGTGAGCGATACCGGCGTTAGCGTAGCCGGCGTGAGCGAGTCCGGCGTGAGCGTAGCCGGCGTGCGCGGCGTACGCGACGGGAGCGGCGTGCGCGGCGTAGGCGACGGGGGCGGCGTGAGCGAGCACGGGAGCGTGCACGAGGGGGGCGGGGTGGGTCTGGTGCAGGGACTGCGAGGACACGGAGTGGCTGCCGCCGTGCGCGATGCCGGCGTGCGCGAGGGGAGCGGCGTAGGCGGCGTGCGCGATGGGCGCGGCGTAGGCGGCGTGCGCGAGCGCGGGGGCGGCGTACACTCCGGCGTGTCCGGCCAGCTGCTTAGCCAGGATGGGTGCGGCACCGGCGGCGGCACCGTCCAACTGAGCCTCGTGGGTCTTCACGGCATCGACAGCCTGCCACGAGTGATCCTCGGCGGCGTTGATGGCCTGTCCGTGGAGCTCGGCAGCCTGGTCGTGGAGCTCGCGGTGGGAGTCGACGGCGGCGCGGACGTGGTCAGCAGCCTCAACATGGGCATCGATGGCGGCGCCCTGGATGTCACCGGGGGAGATGGTGGGGACAGCGGCGTGCGCTACAGCCAAGGGGGCGGCGTGGCCGTAAGCCAGAGGGGCGCCATGGCTGTAAGCCAGAGGGGCGCCATGGCCGTAAGCCAGAGGTGCGCCATGGCCGATCAGACCATGACCGTAGGGACCAGCCAGCAGGCCAGAGGGCGCTGCGGCGGCGCAGGCGAGGACGGCGGCAACAATCTGTAACAAAACACGAACCGTTTTAATTCCGACATTGAAGCAATCCTTGACGTCGTCACTTCACTAAGTGTAAGACACCACGTGGGATCGTTAAACAATTGCTCAACTGACCAGTACTCTCATCGTGCACTTCTGTAGACTGCGCGAAGGCTACTGAATGCTGTTTCGGCGGCGACCACACTATTTATAGCGAACGCGTGTGATAAAAGGGGCGGGAGAAATGTAGGAAATATCCGTTTTGACTATTCAGCGAATCAAATTTTATAGTTAAGCCTTGCTTGTCAAACATGAGGCTTGAATTTGATAGGTTTCATTTTGTATATCAGTATGTAccttttttatgtaagtaaatacaCCTGTATTTGACTCGGCGCTCTGTAATTTTGCATATTCATGAGTAAAGTTGGCAGTTATCTTAATCTGGATAATTTTGACCCGATAAAGAGGTTAGAGTGCGAATGTTGTACTTGTCGTGAACTTTGAACCTACGAATATATATAATACTTTCAAAAACCTAATAGACGTTTAACCCACAGAAAATAacaggacaagtgcgagtcggactcgcccaccgacggTTCCGtacgttttagtatttgttgttatagcggcaacagaaatacatcatctgtgaaaatttcaactgtctgactatcacggttcatgagatacggtGGAGTCTTaggaatagggtcccgtttttacctttttggtacggaactgGTCTTATAGGTCTTATAGGCTCAGAAACGCGTGTTCTTTCCTAGCACGGACCTTTTGGAATCTAGAATTTTTCACTGTCTATGAACTTTTGTGATTCTTCACAGTTTTGTTATTTCCATGAATGATTTTGtctgtaccatcacgctccgcgattgttgcgccatttagggtcctagctaaattggttgctcaatacttacgctatttttttttactaaacttacgctatagaatttccaacaCATGGTTATAGACATTATATTtctgtaaatttatttttggtgttatttgtattttcttgttgttattctacTGTATTTGACGGTGttatttgtattttcttcttgtTATTCTACTGTATTTGACTTTGTTATTTTTCTTGTAGGTATACCGTTATTGACATTACCTTCTATTCTTTCCACTCACATACCTATTTGTAATGTATTGATTTgtcattttattttgatatattgatgtttattgtttatttcttttgacgatcataatatgtattcttgtaaattgacatattttaacaatttataatgtaatgctatattatgaaaataaatctaatctaatctaatttagcaagaaccctaaatggcataacaatcccgtgtggtgactgtacagtcgagtgcataaatatgtatacattatttcaccttattgcaatgggttaaggtgaagaaatgtatacatatttatgcactCGACTGTACATTATCCCTAACCCTATGTTTACGTAATCAACTACACCATAGAGCCGCGGGCACGTGACGGCCGCACTGACCTTTCGGGCCCAACATACTCTAATAGTACTTTCGCATCGTATCTAACAAACGTTGCATTTGAATAGCTACCCTAAGTTGATCCATCAAGGTTGGTAATGCATGAGTATTGCTGTGGTATACGAGGTTGGGATAGTCATTTGGCCAGCAATTACGTTTTCAACTGTTTGGTTTGCCGTTAAACACCTAATCACTCGTTAGTAAGTGGGTTAGAGGCGAGGTCGGGTTCTCACAGGGACACATAAGATAAATTCTTGACTTATTCCTTTCAGAATCATTCATTCATCACTTTGTCAGGAATAGATTATTGTTTTAATACTTTCAGAATCACTCAGAGTTATAAAGAATTTGATAATTTATCTGGTGATTAAAAATAGATAGACGACGCAAAAGGTAGAGTAGCTTATTAATGGTACTGGTAAATCTATGCATTGGTGCCCAACTTTCACAATActaataagaataaaaatagCGAAGGGCGAAATTCTGGCGGAATCTCCAAGACCACCCCTAAAAATTTGTGTTGTCCAGATACATTTATACTCTCATTATCAACCTCCTTAGCGTTTGTCCCGTACTGTGACGTGGCTCGCCTTCCTGCTTTTCTCCTTCCACTTCGCTCTATCCTGGACATCGTTTTACGCTAACCCACATGCCCACAGGCGTTTAAATCTTTGGCGATGACATTGCGCCACAGCTGCCTTGGTTTGCCCCTCTTGTTTGGGCCTGTTGAGGTAAAAGCTAAGGGCTCTGTTGCCTACGTATTCAGACGGCCTTCTTTTGACATGCCTAAGATACCTTTATACTATTCTATGCTACaagtaggtatacatacatatgATGTGTTTCATAAATCGGTTTAGTGTCACGATTTATTCGCTATCGAACGTTTATTAATATCCTTATAATTGAAATAATTATTGGTATCCTTTCTTCAAATATTACATACATTGTGTAAATGCAGCCTTCCCAAGGCCGCCGAAGTTCATTGGCCTCCAAAAAGTGTAACGAAAGTGAAGCGAACTTGAACTCATTGCGCGTACGCTGCTCTTACAACCTTACCATTTCATTTA
This genomic window contains:
- the LOC134802597 gene encoding pupal cuticle protein PCP52-like: MRVLIVAAVLACAAAAPSGLLAGPYGHGLIGHGAPLAYGHGAPLAYGHGAPLAYGHAAPLAVAHAAVPTISPGDIQGAAIDAHVEAADHVRAAVDSHRELHDQAAELQGQAINAAEDHSWQAVDAVKTHEAQLDGAAAGAAPILAKQLAGHAGVYAAPALAHAAYAAPLAHAGIAH
- the LOC134802794 gene encoding histidine-rich protein PFHRP-II-like → MRVLIVAAVLACAAAAPSGLLAGPYGHGLIGHGAPLAYGHGAPLAYSHGAPLAYGHAAPLAVAHAAVPTISPGDIQGAAIDAHVEAADHVRAAVDSHRELHDQAAELHGQAINAAEDHSWQAVDAVKTHEAQLDGAAAGAAPILAKQLAGHAGVYAAPALAHAAYAAPIAHAAYAAPLAHAGIAHGGSHSVSSQSLHQTHPAPLVHAPVLAHAAPVAYAAHAAPVAYAAHAGYAHAGLAHAGYANAGIAHAGYGHAGLAHGLSHW